From the Prochlorococcus marinus str. AS9601 genome, the window ATAGTGGACAAATATTGTTTGAATTGTCAGGACAAACTACGCAGAACTAAGCAAAAAAATAGATATAGCTTGAAACGCTAGTGCTTGCAATGGGGTGGGAAGTGCTTTGGGAGCACTAGGTCGCAGGTTCGAATCCTGTCGCCCCGACTCTTAAAAACCAAGTCATACTAGAGAGTTACCCAAACTCTCTTTTTTTATGTTTATGTCTCAAAGTGAGAAAGGGGAGCTGTAGGGGGAGCTCATAGGATGTACTTTGATGTATTTAGTGCCTAGAAATAGCTCCTGAAGATACTTGTTTTCTTCCACCCCTCATCCAGTAGTTGTTTGTATTCCTTCCGAGCTGCTTCGATAGTTTCAACTCTGCTTCCTTTCATAACTGGTTTACTAGCTCGCTTATAAACACATCCATAACTAATCATCATTGCATCAATACTAGGACTAGGCTTCGATACATCTTCAAATGGTTCAAATACTTTTATCCTATTTCTTTCATTATTTATAAGAATAAATCTCTCCATTACTTGCCTTTAGATAAAAGATAATTTAAAAAAATACCTCCTGAAACTAATAAACATCCCATAGCAACAAATCCAAGTAAATCTATTAATGATTTATCAGTATTTATTTTTAAAAAAGTTAAAGCAAAAGCTATTGGAGGGAATAATAATATTGCTTTTGGAATGAGCGCCTGATTCCATTTCTTTATATTTGTATCTTCTTCGTTTAGCTCTTGATACATCTTTTCCAGTTTTTTTCTTTCTTCTTCCATTAAATAAGCAATAACCACATAATTGCTCCCATACTAAAAATTAAGCTCCACCCTTGCGAGTTAATTTTCACTGATAAATATCGAGTAATTTTATATAAATTCCTAACAGTACTAATATTGCTAAACCTCCTCCAATAAGTATATTTGGTTGATTATTCCAAAGATTAGTTAAATATTCCATAAAAAAATTACTCATTATACATAAAGTAATTTATTTGAAATATTCAATCAGTGCTGATTTTAATCTCTTCTTTTTCTTCGGTTAACTCCTTTAATTCCTCTTTAGATTCTTCAGGCCAGGCAATATCAAATCTCGCAATCTCTTCCGTCTCGAAGCCCTCAGGATGACGAGTACAAATTTTCTTTCTTCTTACAAAAATATGATCAACTCTCTTTTCTTCATCAGGAGTTACTATCCTTTCTAGTTCTATCACTTCTGTGAAGGGAGTTGATTTAAGTTCGTTAGTGGGTTTTGCCATTTTTTTTGCGGGATGTAAAAGCTTTTTACCTGATTCTGCGTAATTTCTCGTGTTCCATAACAAGATATCTTGAAGAAATTAAAGATGAATATTTTAAATAACTCCAGGAACGATTTGTCCAGTTGTTATGTATGCTCCCACTAAAGCAATTAGACCGACGAGAGCAAATCTGCCATTTAAATTCTCTGCTCTTATTTTTTGAGGATCAATATTTCTTGATTGATTTTTATTTTCCATTTAAAAAACTCCTGGGATAAGCTGGCCTGTTGTTAAATATGTCCCCACTAAGATCATGAAAGCCATCATTGCTGGTCTTCCAATGGCTCTGTTGAGAATATCTTTATTTGAATCCATTGTTAATTAAAGAACTGGTTCCTAAATATTACTTAATGTAAACAGATGTCGAGATATGGTTGTATCAAATGATTCACCTGACACAAAAATGCGTTAAAAATGTAGCAAGTTTTAGTTATTCAAACTATTGAGTGACGTTTTTGAGATTTTTTTAGTTTAAATTTATTGCTTTGTAAAAATGGCATTTTGATTAGTCAACCAAAATAATAGAAAAATAAAGAATGATAATAATGCTCCAGAAAGGATTGCTATGAAGAAGAATTCTGTTGTTAATTCTGCATCAAAAAAATATAAATACATTTATATCTACTCAGTGAATATGTTCTGCCTCATTATGGTTGTGATGATTGTGACCATGAGCAATACCTAATTCATGCATCCTTGCATGCTCTTTAATGGTGTCTCTTAACTTATAAGATGATGGTCCAACTGTTGTATAAATCCCATATCCAATTGAGCCAAATAGTAAAATTCCAACACTACTCAAAAGTAGAAATAAAGTTGGATCTTTAATTGTTCCTAGCATTTTCAATAAATCAATTACTAAATAACCCTAAATATCTTCAAAGATTTATTCAAGTTCAAAATTTATATAATAAAGCAGAAAAAAGCATTCTTAAATATAAAGATTAAATGGCCAGATTGTATATAAAACAATAAAAATCAAAATTTTTAATCACAAAATAATACTTATTAAATATTTGCCAAAGTAAAAAAATAACACTTTAAGGTTATTATCTATTGAAATAGATTGATATAAAAGGATTTTATATTTTAAATTTAATCGCACGAAATTTACCGTGACTTGTATTATTTGATATTGATTAAAATTAGACCTCTCAACTAGTTTGGATTTAATTAAATGGTATTAGCGTATGGA encodes:
- a CDS encoding DUF1651 domain-containing protein, with translation MERFILINNERNRIKVFEPFEDVSKPSPSIDAMMISYGCVYKRASKPVMKGSRVETIEAARKEYKQLLDEGWKKTSIFRSYF
- a CDS encoding high light inducible protein; this encodes MENKNQSRNIDPQKIRAENLNGRFALVGLIALVGAYITTGQIVPGVI
- a CDS encoding high light inducible protein yields the protein MDSNKDILNRAIGRPAMMAFMILVGTYLTTGQLIPGVF
- the psbN gene encoding photosystem II reaction center protein PsbN; this encodes MLGTIKDPTLFLLLSSVGILLFGSIGYGIYTTVGPSSYKLRDTIKEHARMHELGIAHGHNHHNHNEAEHIH